The DNA segment AGGCGCTGCTGCATGCCGCCCGAGAACGTGCCGGGCACGTCGTCCAGGCGCGCGAGGTCGATCTCCATTTTCTCGAGCCAGCTTCCGGCGACTTCGCGCAGGTTGCCGTAGTGTCGCTCGCCCACGGCCATCAGCCGCTCGGCGATATTGGCGCCCGCGCTGACCTGCATGCGCAGGCCGTCGCGGGCATGCTGGCGCACGAAGCCCCAGTCAGTGCGGGCCAGCAGCCGCATGCGCGCGCTCGACAGCGTGGCGAGGTCGGCCAGGCCGGACTCGCGCATGTCGTAGCTGACGCTGCCGCGCTGCGGTGGCGCCTGCATCGACAGGGCCTGCAGCAGCGTGCTCTTGCCAGAGCCGGATTCGCCGACCACGCACAGCACCTCGCCGGGATAGAGGTCGAAGCTGACGTCATGGCAGCCATGCAGGCCGTCCCAGGTGCGCGTCAGGTCGCGCACCGACAGCAGCGGGGTCGCGCTCATCGTGCACCTCCTGCGGCGGCCTTGAGGGCTTGCTCGGCCTGGCGGTCCGCGCAGTACTCGGTGTCCGAGCACACGAACATGCGCGTGCCGGCATCGTCGGTGATGATCTCGTCCAGGTAGCTGTCGGTGGCGCCGCACTGGGCGCAGCAACTGGTCCACTTCTCGACCGTGAACGGGTGGTCGGCGAAGTCCAGGCTCTTTACCGAGGTGTAAGGCGGCACGGCATAGACGCGCTTCTCGCGCCCGGCGCCGAACAGCATCAGCGCAGGGCTGCGGTCGAGCTTGGGGTTGTCGAACTTGGGAATCGGCGACGGCCGCATCATGTAGCGCTGGTTGACGATCACGGGATAGTCGTAAGTGGTGGCGATATGCCCGTGATGGGCGACGTCTTCATAGAGCTTGACGTGCATCGCGCCGTACTCCGACAGCGCGTGCATGGTGCGGGTCTCGGTCTCGCTCGGCTCCAGCCAGCGCAGCGGCTCGGGGATCGGCACCTGGAACACCATGGTCTGGCCCGCGCGCAACGGCGTTTCCGGAATGCGGTGGCGGGTCTGGATGATGGTGGCCTCGGCGGTGCGCTCGGTGGTCTGCACGCCGGTCACGCGGCCGAAGAAGCGGCGGATATTGATGGCGTTGGTGGTGTCGTCGGAACCCTGGTCGATCACCTTGAGCATGTCAGGCTTGCCGATAATGGCCGCGGTGACCTGGATGCCGCCGGTGCCCCAGCCATAGGGCAGCGGCATTTCGCGGCTGCCGAACGGGACCTGGTAGCCGGGAATCGCCACGGCCTTGAGCAGCGCGCGGCGCAGCATGCGCTTGGTCGATTCGTCGAGG comes from the Cupriavidus sp. P-10 genome and includes:
- the phnK gene encoding phosphonate C-P lyase system protein PhnK, translating into MSATPLLSVRDLTRTWDGLHGCHDVSFDLYPGEVLCVVGESGSGKSTLLQALSMQAPPQRGSVSYDMRESGLADLATLSSARMRLLARTDWGFVRQHARDGLRMQVSAGANIAERLMAVGERHYGNLREVAGSWLEKMEIDLARLDDVPGTFSGGMQQRLQIARNLVTHPRLVFMDEPTASLDVSVQARLLDLLRRLVSDLGLAAVLVTHDLAVARLLAHRTLVMQGGRVVEQGLTDQILDDPQHPYTQLLVSSILQG
- a CDS encoding alpha-D-ribose 1-methylphosphonate 5-phosphate C-P-lyase PhnJ, producing MTTANASATTGIARDEHYNFGYLDESTKRMLRRALLKAVAIPGYQVPFGSREMPLPYGWGTGGIQVTAAIIGKPDMLKVIDQGSDDTTNAINIRRFFGRVTGVQTTERTAEATIIQTRHRIPETPLRAGQTMVFQVPIPEPLRWLEPSETETRTMHALSEYGAMHVKLYEDVAHHGHIATTYDYPVIVNQRYMMRPSPIPKFDNPKLDRSPALMLFGAGREKRVYAVPPYTSVKSLDFADHPFTVEKWTSCCAQCGATDSYLDEIITDDAGTRMFVCSDTEYCADRQAEQALKAAAGGAR